A DNA window from Leptospira langatensis contains the following coding sequences:
- a CDS encoding ribonuclease D, translated as MASNRPTTKPDLFPGDLSEERFKEYLADDHLSVDCEMMGLNPRRDRLCVVQICDSKNRVSLVQILPDQKEAPLLKQLFENPEITKVFHFARMDTLFLRYRLGIATKGIFCTKIASKLARTYTDKHGLKDLIREFFDEVLDKKNQSSDWGAKTLTKDQIDYASGDVLFLISLSQKLTQILIREGRYELAQEAFLCLPVFNQIDWLQMETLFEH; from the coding sequence ATGGCATCCAACCGACCGACTACAAAACCCGATCTATTTCCCGGAGATCTTTCCGAAGAGAGATTCAAGGAATATCTTGCAGACGATCATTTATCTGTAGATTGTGAAATGATGGGTTTGAATCCCAGAAGAGACCGCCTCTGCGTGGTCCAGATCTGTGATTCTAAGAATCGAGTCAGCCTTGTGCAGATCCTGCCCGATCAAAAAGAAGCTCCGCTTCTCAAGCAATTATTCGAAAATCCGGAGATCACTAAGGTATTCCATTTTGCTAGGATGGATACATTATTTTTACGTTATCGACTCGGTATCGCGACCAAGGGAATCTTCTGTACCAAGATCGCTTCCAAATTGGCTCGTACGTATACGGACAAACATGGACTCAAGGATCTGATCCGTGAATTCTTCGACGAGGTATTGGACAAGAAGAATCAATCTTCCGACTGGGGCGCTAAGACTCTAACCAAGGATCAGATCGATTATGCTTCCGGCGATGTGTTATTCTTGATATCCTTATCCCAAAAACTGACTCAGATCTTGATCCGAGAAGGAAGATATGAACTGGCTCAGGAAGCCTTCCTTTGCCTTCCCGTTTTCAACCAAATCGATTGGTTGCAAATGGAGACTTTATTCGAGCATTGA
- a CDS encoding glycoside hydrolase family 36 protein → MKAILRTRVYEEERKSQFQFAPGKSESLSDCGNYKFYFKLVKSAGKSTYSPVLEWIAERRPQAGLELLTLEWELPSHEIKEGRIFRHGYQSWSLSASEDLKDSDFSPKLSFLQYSQENIYSEHAGEPGNWISEAYVLLLPKEEGSKFFAGAISKGEEGVKFKIITNPSSKKSNTDILTGDIRVVYDFFRFEDFKGNKLSLTHIRISRFTGEESVFLKSYFAELGKNLKVKLTETQVPTGWCSWYHYYTKISEKIILQNLKELRTKNLGLKVFQIDDGYQKEIGDWLETNDRFPGGMGLLSDAIQSEKLIPGIWLAPFLVRKKSKFFQKFPEAVLKDREGNPVPALWNPLWGTDYTYTLDVTHPASKEFLTNVIRTFVKEYGYKYLKLDFLYSALLPGWTYDRNLSPHTRYIEAIRLIRKAAGKEVFLLGCGAPILPSVGLFDAMRISCDVAPFWYREKVRILAKDRNGLCTERALINDITRASMHRTLWLNDPDCLLVRQKKNHMTEGQTKIMANIMSLSGGMLFVSDELSMISKERLEILQKALALQAKCRTKVPLPIGLGDQFFPNAMYNPAGFLGIWNPSDEKKEIRLSLFFPWDKKNTVDYWTGETPKSLEIDSRKKLLQITLEPWSTVTLHSGKQS, encoded by the coding sequence ATGAAAGCTATCCTGCGCACTCGTGTCTACGAAGAAGAACGAAAATCACAATTTCAGTTTGCTCCCGGAAAGTCGGAAAGCCTAAGCGATTGTGGGAACTATAAGTTTTATTTTAAGTTAGTAAAATCCGCCGGGAAATCCACGTACTCTCCGGTCCTGGAATGGATTGCGGAGCGCAGGCCTCAGGCAGGATTGGAACTCTTGACTTTAGAATGGGAACTTCCTTCTCATGAGATCAAAGAAGGGAGGATCTTTCGCCATGGATACCAGTCCTGGAGCCTTTCCGCTTCCGAAGATCTGAAAGACTCGGATTTTTCTCCTAAGCTTTCCTTCTTACAATATTCCCAGGAGAATATTTATTCGGAACATGCAGGCGAACCAGGCAACTGGATCTCGGAGGCCTATGTGCTCCTTCTTCCGAAAGAAGAAGGGTCCAAGTTTTTTGCAGGTGCCATCTCCAAAGGAGAAGAAGGAGTCAAATTCAAGATCATTACGAATCCTTCTTCCAAGAAATCCAATACCGATATCCTCACGGGAGACATTCGCGTTGTTTACGATTTCTTCCGATTTGAGGATTTCAAGGGGAATAAACTTTCTCTTACCCATATCAGGATCTCCCGATTCACTGGAGAAGAATCCGTTTTCTTAAAGAGTTATTTTGCGGAACTAGGCAAGAACCTAAAAGTAAAACTCACGGAAACCCAAGTGCCGACAGGCTGGTGCTCCTGGTACCATTATTATACAAAGATCTCCGAAAAGATCATATTACAAAATTTGAAAGAACTTAGGACCAAGAACCTTGGGCTGAAGGTATTTCAGATAGACGACGGTTATCAGAAAGAGATCGGGGATTGGTTGGAGACAAACGATCGCTTTCCGGGAGGAATGGGATTATTATCCGACGCGATCCAATCCGAGAAACTGATCCCAGGGATCTGGCTCGCTCCTTTTCTGGTCCGTAAAAAATCCAAGTTCTTCCAGAAATTCCCGGAAGCAGTCTTAAAGGACAGAGAAGGGAATCCGGTTCCTGCCCTTTGGAATCCTCTTTGGGGAACGGACTATACTTATACTCTGGACGTAACCCATCCTGCATCCAAGGAATTCCTCACAAATGTGATCCGCACCTTCGTGAAAGAATACGGATACAAGTACCTGAAACTGGACTTCTTGTATTCCGCTCTTCTTCCCGGCTGGACCTATGACAGAAATCTTTCTCCTCATACTCGTTATATAGAAGCAATTCGTCTCATCCGAAAGGCAGCCGGCAAAGAGGTATTTCTTTTAGGCTGTGGAGCGCCCATACTTCCGTCCGTAGGACTATTCGATGCGATGCGGATTTCCTGCGATGTGGCCCCATTCTGGTACAGGGAAAAAGTACGGATACTCGCCAAGGACAGGAACGGTCTCTGCACAGAAAGAGCGCTGATCAACGATATTACCCGAGCTTCCATGCACAGAACTCTTTGGCTGAACGATCCGGATTGTCTCTTGGTTCGCCAGAAAAAGAACCATATGACGGAAGGACAGACCAAGATCATGGCGAATATCATGTCCCTTTCGGGAGGAATGTTATTCGTTTCCGACGAACTTTCTATGATCAGCAAGGAGAGGTTGGAGATCCTACAAAAGGCTTTGGCCCTTCAGGCAAAATGCCGCACGAAGGTCCCTCTTCCGATCGGCCTAGGCGATCAGTTTTTTCCGAATGCAATGTACAATCCTGCGGGATTCCTGGGCATCTGGAATCCAAGCGACGAGAAGAAGGAGATCCGACTTTCTCTCTTCTTCCCTTGGGACAAGAAAAATACGGTGGATTATTGGACCGGTGAAACTCCGAAATCCTTAGAGATAGATTCCAGAAAAAAATTATTACAAATTACCCTAGAGCCTTGGTCTACGGTTACCCTGCATTCCGGAAAACAAAGTTGA